The genomic window AACTTAAAGGAAGGAATGAAGAAGCAAAGAATGGAACTGTCGTTGTGTATCAAAGAACCTATCTTGGAGCAAAAAGAAAAATAGCTACTGCACGTATAGATAAAGATGGGAATTGGGAATACTCTCTCCCAAAAAAAGAAAATGATTCAAGACACTATGCTATCAAACTTATAGATGAAGCAGGAAATGAATCTGACATCTCACAATGGTTTAAAGTAATCTATGATAGAAAAGCTCCAACCTTCAAAACAGAACTTCCAAAAACACAAAACGTAACAAGAGGAACAAGAATAGACTTTCCTGCAAAAGATAACTTCTCTGGTATAGACTCCTATCAAGTAAAACTCACTCCCTATCATAAAGAATGGAAAAAGATACCAAACAAAAAAGATTCTTTCTTCATCATCCCTGAATCTGTTTCAAATGGAATCTACACCCTTACTCTCAAAGTAACAGATAAAGCAGGGAATCGTCTTACTCATAGTATGACGGTTACTGTGGGGGATGGGAAGTAGGAGAGAATATTCTAAGCGGAAATATTTTCTACATGTATCTTAATTCTATTTTGTTTTTTATGAGAATATGGAGTATACTCGAAAAATAAGGTTAAGAAATGAATGAATGTGTAGATATTTTTATGTCTAAATCGATAATTATTGTTGAAGATGAGATTTCAATAATGAAAGCAATGAGCATTAAATTACAGAATGCCGGTTTTCAAGTTGAGGGCGCAAAAGAAGCGAATGAATTTTTTGAGAAAAAGGGAAAGAAGAAGTTCGATCTTATCTTATTAGATCTTATGCTTCCAAAGATTTCAGGTTTTGAAGTATTGGAAAAATTAAGAAAGGAAAAAAATAAGGTTCCTGTTATGGTGGCATCGAATTTAAGCCAAGAAGAGGACAAAAAACGAGCTCAAGACCTTGGCGCAGTGGATTATATTGTCAAATCGGACACATCACTTAATCAGATTGTTGAAAAAATACAATCTTTTTTAGAAAAATAAAATAAGTTCTAAGAAATAAAATAAAGAAATGGCTATCAATGAAAAAGATATCCTTGATATCGTATTACGAGAAGGATATGTCTCACAAGAGGATTTTGATAAGGCTCTTCATAGAGAAAAAAAAGGAAATGCATCTGCCTTAGATTATTTGTTAGAGAATAATGTTTTAAGTTTGGATTTGGTTGGTCAGGCCATGGCTGAGTA from Candidatus Moraniibacteriota bacterium includes these protein-coding regions:
- a CDS encoding response regulator encodes the protein MSKSIIIVEDEISIMKAMSIKLQNAGFQVEGAKEANEFFEKKGKKKFDLILLDLMLPKISGFEVLEKLRKEKNKVPVMVASNLSQEEDKKRAQDLGAVDYIVKSDTSLNQIVEKIQSFLEK